One window of the Brevibacterium limosum genome contains the following:
- a CDS encoding histidine phosphatase family protein — protein MSVLYLIRHGQASFGTDDYDRLSDLGKEQSRVTGRFLASQRVEPDRIIHGEMLRQRETAAGILAGLRQGLEDKHGRKHGADREPTNEHSPDRERDHELSTCCEHDTVVDAGWNEYNAWELTGALTETDPRAKHDSKIFQTELERGCARWASGDYDEGYSETYSQFTSRVDRALDEAINAMGSGQSTIVVSSAGAIAWTAARLLGGGFDQWMAFNRVTINTGITKIITGRGGTSLISFNDHGHQDPKNATYR, from the coding sequence ATGAGCGTGCTCTATCTGATCCGGCACGGACAGGCCTCCTTCGGCACCGATGACTACGACCGACTGTCCGATCTCGGCAAGGAGCAGAGCCGCGTCACCGGCCGATTCCTCGCCTCCCAGCGCGTCGAACCCGATCGGATCATCCACGGTGAGATGCTGCGACAGCGGGAGACGGCCGCCGGCATCCTCGCAGGACTCAGGCAAGGACTCGAAGACAAGCATGGCCGAAAGCACGGGGCCGACCGCGAGCCCACTAACGAGCACAGCCCCGACCGCGAACGCGATCACGAGCTCAGCACCTGCTGCGAACACGACACGGTGGTCGATGCCGGCTGGAACGAGTACAACGCCTGGGAGCTCACGGGCGCCTTGACCGAGACCGACCCACGGGCAAAGCACGACTCGAAGATCTTTCAGACCGAACTCGAACGCGGTTGCGCCCGCTGGGCTTCCGGTGATTATGACGAGGGTTACTCGGAGACCTACAGTCAGTTCACCTCACGAGTCGATCGCGCCCTGGACGAGGCGATCAACGCGATGGGATCGGGTCAGTCGACGATCGTCGTCTCCAGTGCTGGCGCCATCGCCTGGACGGCTGCCCGGCTGCTCGGCGGAGGCTTCGACCAGTGGATGGCGTTCAACCGAGTGACCATCAACACCGGCATCACGAAGATCATCACCGGCCGCGGCGGCACCAGCCTCATCTCCTTCAACGACCACGGCCATCAGGACCCGAAGAACGCAACGTATCGCTGA